Proteins co-encoded in one Xiphophorus couchianus chromosome 16, X_couchianus-1.0, whole genome shotgun sequence genomic window:
- the LOC114159945 gene encoding migration and invasion enhancer 1-like: MGVEVKVEYCGGUGYEPRYRELASVAKSEFPDADVSGFVGRTGSFEIVINGQLIFSKLETGGFPYEDDIINAVQAANDGKPVQKITKSRPPCVIL; encoded by the exons ATGGGGGTGGAAGTTAAAGTCGAATACTg CGGCGGATGAGGTTACGAACCCCGCTATCGGGAGCTCGCCAGCGTCGCTAAGAGCGAGTTTCCCGATGCGGATGTGTCAGGCTTTGTGGGAAGGACGG GCAGCTTTGAAATAGTAATAAACGGGCAGCTCATCTTTTCCAAGCTTGAGACAGGTGGCTTCCCATATGAGGATGAC ATTATCAATGCAGTCCAGGCTGCTAATGATGGGAAACCTGTGCAGAAGATCACCAAAAGTCGTCCTCCGTGCGTCATCTTGTAG
- the slc4a1a gene encoding solute carrier family 4 member 1a (Diego blood group): protein MENNFTFEEGSDMSYEDNDPAFPSPLKLTSEGLNDNFDVERNDEEKEKETEPPPEAIVIPSDSDAFLNVNTNATTRGDAQAYVELNELQGNIWQETSRWVGYEENLDPNTRQWGPSHVSYLTFKSLLQVRRAMNTGAIIFDMNASTLASVAEKIADELVSKSEIRPSDRDSLLRALLLRRSQNEGPMVTPAGDIQMQTFSVVKKRDSSDNMEASVVLTGVLDLLQKPVVAFVRLSDTVVMESILESSVPIRFVFMMVGPSSSELNYTQIGRAMGALLADWVFSLEAHLAQTEKELNTAIADFMDCSIVIPPTEIQDKAMLESIVDFQKKMLRERLRPTDTRLMFGEAADAAPEGPKEDPLARTGYPFGGMVKDIKRRYRHYFSDYIDALNPQVLAAIIFIYFAALSPAITFGGLLADKTDKMMGVSELMISTSVQGMIFCIIAAQPVLIIGFSGPLLLFEEAFFVFCTAQGIEYIVGRIWVGMWLIVIVVVVVAVEGSFLVRFISRFTQEIFSILISLIFIYETFSKLIKIFRTHPLILNYEHLNDTLDNPFHPVVKEHVEIHSDGNVTVKELEVERPYPNTALLSMCLMFGCFFIAYFLRQFKNGTFLPGPIRRLIGDFGVPIAIFFMIAVDISIEDAYTQKLVVPKGIEVTNPKSRGWIINPMGEKKPFPIWMMGACCVPAVLVFILIFMESQITTLIVSKPERKMVKGSGFHFDLLLLVTMGGIFSIFGVPWLSAATVRSVTHANALTVMSKGPKPVIEKVIEQRISGLIVALMVGVSIFMEPILRMIPMTALFGIFLYMGITSLNGVQMWDRILLLITPKKYHPSDAYATRVKTMRMHIFTLIQIVCLGVLWIVKQSPFSLALPFFLILTIPLRMFMTGRIFTPLEMKCLDADDAKVKFDDEDMEDGLA from the exons ATGGAGAACAACTTCACTTTTGAGGag GGCAGCGACATGTCATATGAAGACAATGATCCAGCCTTCCCTTCTCCTTTAAAACT AACTTCAGAAGGCCTGAACGACAACTTTGATGTCGAAAGGAATGAtgaggagaaagagaaagagactgAGCCTCCTCCGGAAGCAATTGTTATTCCCAGTGATTCAGATG CGTTTCTGAACGTGAATACCAATGCCACCACCAGGGGGGATGCTCAG GCCTATGTGGAGTTAAATGAGCTCCAGGGCAACATCTGGCAGGAAACCAGCCGATGGGTGGGCTATGAGGAAAACCTTGACCCCAACACCAGACAGTGGGGTCCATCTCATGTCTCCTACCTCACCTTTAAGAGCTTACTCCAAGTTCGACGAGCGATGAACACAG GAGCCATCATCTTCGACATGAACGCCAGCACCCTGGCCTCTGTGGCTGAGAAAATAGCAGACGAGCTGGTCAGCAAAAGTGAAATCCGTCCCAGTGATCGAGACTCCCTGCTGAGAGCTCTCCTACTGAGACGCAG TCAGAATGAGGGACCTATGGTCACTCCGGCTGGAGACAttcaaatgcaaacattttcagttgtaAAGAAG AGAGACAGCTCAGACAACATGGAGGCTTCAGTTGTCCTCACAG GTGTACTCGACCTCCTGCAGAAACCGGTGGTGGCTTTTGTCAGGCTAAGTGACACTGTGGTGATGGAGTCTATCCTCGAGTCTTCGGTCCCCATTCGTTTTGTCTTCATGATGGTTGGCCCTTCCAGCAGTGAACTGAACTACACTCAAATTGGGCGTGCCATGGGTGCTCTGCTGGCCGACTGG GTGTTCAGTCTGGAAGCTCACCTTGCCCAAACTGAGAAAGAGTTGAACACAGCGATTGCTGACTTCATGGACTGCAGCATCGTGATCCCTCCCACTGAGATCCAGGACAAGGCAATGTTGGAGTCAATAGTTGACTTCCAGAAGAAGATGCTGCGTGAAAGACTCCGTCCCACTGACACCCGCCTTATGTTTGGAGAAGCCGCAG aTGCGGCTCCTGAAGGGCCAAAGGAAGACCCTCTGGCCCGTACAGGCTATCCTTTTGGTGGCATGGTGAAAGACATCAAGCGCCGTTACCGCCACTACTTCAGCGACTACATAGACGCTCTGAACCCTCAGGTGCTTGCTGCCATCATTTTCATCTACTTTGCTGCCCTGTCACCTGCCATCACCTTCGGAGGGCTTCTAG CggacaaaacagacaaaatgatgGGAGTCTCAGAGCTTATGATCTCTACCAGCGTTCAGGGTATGATCTTCTGCATCATTGCTGCCCAACCTGTCCTTATCATCGGATTTTCTGGACCTCTGCTCCTCTTTGAAGAAGCTTTTTTTGTC TTCTGCACAGCCCAAGGCATCGAATACATTGTGGGCCGTATCTGGGTGGGTATGTGGCTGATAGTGATCGTGGTTGTAGTTGTGGCCGTGGAAGGCAGCTTCTTGGTCCGATTCATTTCACGCTTCACCCAAGAAATCTTCTCAATCCTCATTTCACTCATCTTCATCTACGAGACCTTTTCCAAGCTCATCAAG ATCTTCAGAACTCATCCTTTGATTCTGAACTACGAACATCTTAATGACACACTGGATAACCCCTTCCATCCAGTCGTCAAGGAGCACGTGGAGATTCATTCAGATGGCAATGTGACCGTTAAAGAACTGGAGGTTGAAAGGCCATACCCCAACACTGCCCTGCTGTCTATGTGCCTTATGTTCGGCTGTTTCTTCATTGCATACTTCCTTCGTCAGTTCAAAAATGGTACCTTCCTCCCAGGCCCG ATTCGTCGCTTGATTGGAGATTTTGGAGTCCCTATTGCCATCTTCTTCATGATCGCAGTGGATATTAGCATTGAGGATGCTTACACTCAG aaactGGTTGTGCCAAAAGGTATTGAAGTGACCAACCCCAAATCCAGAGGCTGGATCATCAACCccatgggagaaaaaaaacctttcccTATTTGGATGATGGGTGCCTGCTGTGTTCCTGCTGTGCTTGTCTTCATCCTCATTTTCATGGAGTCCCAGATTACTAC GTTGATTGTGAGCAAACCTGAGAGGAAGATGGTGAAAGGctctggttttcattttgacCTGCTCCTCCTGGTCACCATGGGCGGCATTTTCTCTATCTTTGGCGTCCCCTGGCTGAGTGCTGCCACTGTGCGGTCTGTCACCCATGCCAACGCTCTGACTGTCATGTCTAAGGGCCCCAAACCAGTGATTGAGAAGGTGATTGAGCAGAGGATCAGTGGTCTGATCGTGGCCCTTATGGTTG GAGTTTCGATTTTCATGGAACCGATCCTGCGGATGATTCCAATGACTGCCTTGTTTGGTATCTTCTTGTACATGGGCATCACCTCTCTAAATGGTGTCCAGATGTGGGACAGGATTCTGCTTCTCATTACACCCAAGAAATACCATCCATCTGACGCCTATGCTACCAGG GTGAAAACAATGCGGATGCATATCTTCACTCTGATCCAGATTGTGTGTTTGGGCGTCCTTTGGATTGTCAAGCAGAGCCCCTTCTCATTGGCATTGCCTTTCTTCCTCATTCTCACCATCCCACTGCGGATGTTCATGACCGGCCGGATCTTCACTCCTCTGGAGATGAAATGC CTGGATGCAGATGACGCCAAAGTGAAATTCGATGACGAAGACATGGAAGATGGATTGGCTTAA